The region atataaatttatattatgtcCTCTTTGCAAATTTTAGACAAACAAATGAACAAGTTAAATTCACAAAATGCTATAATTATAATTCTCATCTAAATATAGCTTATATGTTTTACTTAGTGCTGATTACTTATTATTTGTGGGATGCATGGTAACTGATTAATCTATGATTAagtttataataattttgtaatatctaattaatttatgataagtttatgataaagttatgataaattaatgataatattatgataaaattatgataatattataaactattataaaaatgtGATCTAATTCTGCATAAATTACGTAAAATAAGTTatacaaatattatgataatattatgatagtaTTATGATAAAGTCATGATATGGTTATGATAAcgtatataaataaatttcactaataatattatgataaggttattgATAATCTTATgctaagattatgataatattatgataaggttatgaaaatattatgataacgtcATGGAAAGcgttataataatattatgaagaGGCTAtgataaaatatgtaaaaaaaattataataaggttaatgataaagtatataaaataattttacattatacagttatgataatattatgataataatatgataataatatgataatgcgaATGATAATATCattgataatgttatgataatattacgataaagtatgtaaattatttttgcattatacggttatgataatattataatgcaattataatcattttataatatgattatgataaaattatgataaatcatgtaaaataattttatattgtacaattatgataatattacgataaagttatgataataacatATAGGTctatgataatatcatgataaaattatgataatatgatgataaagttatgataattgataatattatgataatgttaatgataatattaaggcaaaatacgtaaaataaatttgtaaaataaaattataataattttatgataaggctacgataatataatgataatattatgataatattatgataatataaatgtaattcaaaacaaatttattttgatcttTTAGGTTGTAAATTTAAAGTCTATTAGGAAGACCATATATACGCAAGATTGAAATTTGAAAGTAAACAGATGGCAAATTTTTTATAATCCAATTGCTTTTAAACTTGAACATTTGAACAACAAACAAAACTTTAAAAGAAATCCATAAGTTCCAATAACTTGATAAGTACAAAAAAGAAGCACCTTTAGAACCATTGATTATAAACTTTACAGCTAAACCTgctaataaaaatcaaaaagaaaaggcTTAACCCCtgaaaaaacccccacctttcaacccttattcgtttgcaccctcacctttcaaaatctccaattttacccaaattatcacctttcattttcaattgcaccctaaaaatattaaattgggcttttgtcactaaaaaaaagttgaaatcgatactttatattttaattcatgttctaaatagtccttaatgtttaaatttcaacaacaaaaccatatataatgatatttttaattgatttatattttatataaaaaaaaattaacatttaaaattttaggaaatatggttttattgttgaaatttaaacattgaggactatttagaatatgtattaaaatataaattatcgatttgaacttttttatagtgaaaaagagccaatttaatatttttagggtgcaattgaaaatgaaaggtggaaatttgggtaaaattggagattttgaaaggtgagggtgcaaatgaaggggggttgaaaggtggggggtttttcaggggattaaccaaaagaaaaataaacactAAGAAAACTAGGACCAGTAAATATATAACATTAGCGAGAAATTACATAAACAGATGACAATTTTCACTAAtttttaaaccaaaataaaCAGCAAAATCTATTATCAATCTAAATTATAGATGTAACCAAATATATTGCCGATGTAATCAAAGCTATCATCAATCCACTGTTCCTCGTTCCTCCACCGCTGCTAAAGATCGCCTCCACTGCTGTCTCCAAAGATCGCCTCTGCTTGCATCGCCGCAGATCAGCTCTGCCTGCGCCGCCGAAGATCGGCTCTACTTTCGTCGCCAATAACTTTACCGTCAAAAATCGAACCGGATCTGAGATTGAAATTAACGGATGAGGAGAAACTATTTGTGAGGGGGTGCCATCGGAGCAGATTCCTTGTGATTCAAAACTGAATCCATGACCTTTCAGTGGTTATGGAAATTAAGGATtgaaaaaattgacaaaataaaataagagaGAGAGTAGGCTAGGTTAGGCTAGCGTGTCAGTTgagagtaaaattttaaatattttgatacggagagtataaaaataaataaaaataattcttgAGGTAATTGTAATATCTTTTACGCATTGAGGTAGAATATCCtattattctctttttttaggtaaataccTAATAATCTCAAAAAGCAATTGACAAATGAATCTCTCTGTTGGGTTCATGGTTGCATATCTAATACAATTATTATCAATCATGATTAAGGTCAAACTCAAACAGAAAAAAACCTGTGCCCCACACACAAAGATTCCAATGTCACATACCCCTAATTCTTTTGGGttaaattatccaaaaaaatctattttttaattctttttatttatgatcaaaattttaaaaacgtcttaaattttcaattaccattataaccatataattcaaatatgcccctcatatttttgaatttttaatataaaaaaataaattgaaaaattgaaacaatataaaggacatatttaaatttttttactctaatttgaataaataactaattaaaattgaaaattgaaaatttacgatttaaaaaatttgatcttAAAAAGAAGGTAGAAAAGATAGAATATATTTAGATGATTAAgtcatatttttattatcattttcaactttgacatatattttctttttaatgtaTTAATCTTCTATAAATATAGTACCCTTCTTAAGGGTTTTCAAGAAAGTAGCCAAGAATACTCTTTCTTTTCACATtcaatctctctctctctctctctctctagaCTTTGTATTATCTTTCTTACAATTACATAAATGGAAAACTGCCCATCAATGAATACAATTGTTGTTAGTGATGATAATAGTTTTGAAGAGAGTGGTTGGACTATGTATATTGATGATTTTAATGccatgaataaaaataataatgaaaataatagTTCATTATGTTTTGATGATGAAACTATTTGTTCTTCTGATCTAATTTCTGATGCTGCATCTTTGATCTTAAAGAATTCCAATGGtgatattgaaaataaaagtgtgaGTTTCAAGAAGAGGAAAATGAAGGTTTTTGCCATTGATGATTCTTTGGAGGATACTGCTAGTTCTCCTGTCAATAGTCCCAAGGTCAGAtttccatatttttttaatttttatgtttttaccaattttttggttaaattattGTATATTAATGTCAACTCTCTGAAATTTAAGTAtcaatatttttgttaattagtCAAGTTTTTTATTCCATGTCAATAGGTTTGTGATATCATGAAGCAGCCGTTTACCAAAACCTCAAAACATAAAGAAATGGATATATCACAGGTAAGAATTAagttatatgaaaaataaatccaTTCTTGAAGAATTTCTCTGATGGGTTTTGATTATTCTTTagttatgattttatatgtctataattttcacccttttaacatGTATATTATGCAAAAGGAACAGATTGTCTGATTTGTTAATTTGACAAGTTAGagcaattatatctaaattttttttttttataactgggGTATACTTGTTTTAATTCGTATAATCAATAGATCAgactattgattttttttttagaatatatcTGTCAAAATAGACAAAATTATGaatatgtaaaattaatttacctATTCGTTATGATCAAAGCATTTAATCCTTATACCTAACATAATACTTGAatcttttttttgtcaatttttactAGGTTAAAGGAAATAATAATATTGCCTCAAGTGATGAGGTGGTAGATGAGAGAAGTAATTTGGGTTTTACTGGAAGGGAAAGTGAAAATACAGAATTGAAGAAAAGGGGTTTTTGTTTAGTTCCTTTGTCTGTGGTagtgaattattttaattgatccTTGCACAGGCACAACACAAAAACTCTTGCTTTTGTAAATATTGTATCTATGGGTTCAAGATCAAGACCCATCATCATTGTATATTTCATGCAAAATTGTCAATAATAGCAAATTATGATTGTGTATTTACGATCAAGAGGACATGAATGTGGGGATGAGTATGGTTTGATTTGGTGTgaattataaactttaaaatcAAACTCTCTTTTATGggataaaataaaaaccaaaacatatatatacataaattttgttttggtttaactaaaatttatcgCTTTTGCGAGTTGAAAagataaattactattttaactGCTGTAATCC is a window of Mercurialis annua linkage group LG2, ddMerAnnu1.2, whole genome shotgun sequence DNA encoding:
- the LOC126670043 gene encoding vascular-related unknown protein 1-like codes for the protein MENCPSMNTIVVSDDNSFEESGWTMYIDDFNAMNKNNNENNSSLCFDDETICSSDLISDAASLILKNSNGDIENKSVSFKKRKMKVFAIDDSLEDTASSPVNSPKVCDIMKQPFTKTSKHKEMDISQVKGNNNIASSDEVVDERSNLGFTGRESENTELKKRGFCLVPLSVVVNYFN